From a region of the Thermus albus genome:
- a CDS encoding GGDEF domain-containing protein — protein MARVRVPYTGVSLHPTLELLDPLHPLRRRTALWLLPLGAVLALVAFATSRAAELDPVDRLLLPLLALGFSLLALILWRWPRTSPWVLATAHALVASYLLATLAYQLLISPNPMGLSPAAYWVPFVYFSSFLFFQTQQAVRLALLYLLTLFLLSLLGSVRGHFHAEHLNALAQFFGANLAYVGLLYMLVRVKEGYLEAQLEAYTDPLTGLRNRRYLDLVLERELFRVQRYNRPLSLMILDLDNFKRVNDTHGHPVGDRVLKTLARCLEEHLRKSDRAVRLGGEEFAILLAETPLAQAVRLAGRLRQAVAALRVPPVAGMTISIGVAEARPDDSPLSLLKRADEALYQAKRRGKNRVGVG, from the coding sequence ATGGCCCGGGTACGTGTCCCATATACTGGGGTTAGCTTGCACCCCACCCTCGAGCTCCTGGATCCCCTGCATCCTTTAAGGCGCAGAACGGCCCTATGGCTCTTACCCCTAGGTGCCGTTCTGGCCCTGGTGGCCTTCGCTACCTCTAGGGCCGCGGAGCTGGACCCGGTGGACCGCCTCCTCCTCCCCCTTCTGGCCCTGGGCTTCTCCCTTTTGGCCCTCATCCTCTGGCGTTGGCCGCGCACCTCCCCCTGGGTCCTGGCCACAGCCCATGCCCTGGTGGCCTCCTACCTCCTGGCCACCCTGGCCTACCAACTCCTTATCAGCCCCAACCCCATGGGCCTATCCCCCGCCGCTTACTGGGTGCCCTTTGTGTACTTCAGCAGCTTTCTCTTTTTTCAGACGCAGCAGGCGGTGCGCCTGGCCCTCCTCTACCTGCTCACCCTCTTTCTGCTTTCCCTCTTGGGAAGCGTTCGCGGCCATTTCCATGCGGAGCACCTCAACGCCCTGGCCCAGTTCTTCGGGGCCAACCTGGCCTATGTGGGCCTTCTCTACATGCTGGTGCGGGTTAAGGAAGGGTACCTGGAGGCCCAGCTGGAAGCCTATACCGACCCCCTAACTGGGCTTAGGAACCGGCGTTATCTGGATCTGGTGCTTGAGCGGGAGCTCTTCCGCGTCCAGCGGTATAACCGACCCCTTTCCCTTATGATTTTGGACCTGGACAACTTCAAGAGGGTGAACGATACCCACGGCCACCCCGTGGGGGACCGGGTGCTCAAAACCCTAGCCCGCTGCCTGGAAGAACACCTCCGGAAAAGCGACCGGGCCGTGCGCCTGGGCGGGGAGGAGTTCGCCATCCTCCTCGCGGAAACCCCCCTGGCCCAGGCGGTGCGCCTGGCCGGACGCCTGCGCCAGGCGGTGGCAGCCCTAAGGGTCCCCCCCGTGGCAGGGATGACCATCAGCATCGGGGTAGCCGAGGCCCGCCCTGATGACTCCCCCCTTTCCCTCCTGAAACGGGCCGACGAAGCCCTTTACCAAGCCAAACGCCGGGGGAAAAACCGGGTGGGGGTGGGCTAG
- the metK gene encoding methionine adenosyltransferase: protein MRLVTSESVTEGHPDKLADRISDAILDALIAQDKKARVAAETLVTTGLVFVAGEITTEGYVDIPGLVRKTVREVGYTRAKYGFDADTCAVLTAIDEQSPDIAGGVNLSYEWRVLKSTDPLDRVGAGDQGLMFGYATDETPELMPLPITLAHRLTMRLAEVRKTGLLPYLRPDGKAQVTVVYEGDRPLYVKTVVVSAQHSPEVEPDQLREDLIREVVRQAIPPEYLKEGETEYLINPSGRFILGGPHADTGLTGRKIIVDTYGGAVPHGGGAFSGKDPTKVDRSASYYARYMAKNLVAAGLARRAMVELAYAIGKARPVSLRVETFGTGILPDEKLAEIVKRVFDPRPLAIIEELDLLRPIYTPTSAYGHFGRMGFPWEETDRVEALRREAGL from the coding sequence TTGAGGCTGGTCACGTCCGAGTCGGTCACGGAAGGGCACCCGGATAAGCTGGCGGACCGGATCTCCGACGCCATTTTGGATGCCTTGATCGCCCAGGATAAAAAGGCCCGGGTGGCGGCGGAAACCTTGGTTACCACGGGGCTGGTGTTCGTGGCGGGGGAGATCACCACCGAAGGGTATGTGGATATTCCCGGCCTGGTGCGCAAGACGGTTCGGGAAGTGGGATACACCCGGGCCAAGTACGGCTTTGATGCCGACACCTGTGCGGTTCTCACCGCCATTGACGAACAGTCCCCGGACATTGCCGGTGGGGTAAACCTTTCCTATGAATGGCGGGTGCTGAAATCCACCGACCCCCTGGACCGGGTGGGGGCGGGGGATCAGGGCCTCATGTTCGGCTACGCCACCGACGAAACCCCAGAGCTCATGCCCCTACCCATCACCCTGGCCCACCGCCTCACCATGCGCCTGGCGGAGGTGCGCAAGACGGGGCTTCTTCCCTACCTGCGCCCCGACGGCAAAGCCCAGGTCACCGTGGTCTACGAGGGGGATAGGCCCCTTTACGTGAAGACGGTGGTGGTTTCCGCCCAGCATTCCCCCGAGGTGGAGCCGGACCAGCTCCGGGAGGACCTGATCCGGGAAGTGGTACGCCAGGCCATCCCTCCTGAGTACCTTAAGGAAGGGGAGACGGAGTACCTTATCAATCCTTCGGGGCGCTTCATCCTGGGTGGGCCCCATGCGGATACCGGGCTTACCGGGCGCAAGATCATCGTGGACACCTACGGGGGAGCGGTGCCCCATGGGGGTGGGGCCTTTAGCGGGAAGGACCCCACCAAGGTGGACCGCTCCGCCAGCTACTACGCCCGCTACATGGCCAAGAACCTGGTGGCGGCAGGCCTGGCCCGGCGGGCCATGGTGGAGCTGGCCTACGCCATCGGCAAAGCCCGGCCCGTATCCTTGCGGGTGGAAACCTTCGGCACCGGGATCCTGCCTGACGAGAAGCTGGCCGAGATCGTGAAGCGGGTCTTTGACCCCAGACCCTTGGCCATCATTGAGGAGCTGGACCTCCTGAGGCCCATCTACACCCCCACCAGCGCCTACGGCCACTTTGGCCGCATGGGCTTCCCGTGGGAGGAAACCGACCGGGTGGAGGCCTTGAGGCGGGAAGCGGGCCTTTAA
- a CDS encoding RNA-guided endonuclease InsQ/TnpB family protein, with translation MQTLTLRCTLKPTLEQAAALEATVRLFAEACNHALRVARERGEFRRFKLHRLVYRDLRSMGLSANLAVQAIARVGRKKGNRAKFYQPTSCTFDQRTLSLRGESVSLTTTAGRLIVPMKLGDYQRGMLAKARGVQGGVLTRGPKGKWYINLSIRVEVPTPPTGGKVVGLDMGQRYMATLSSGIQVSGGGVKSRRIHLRNKRAEVRSRLDTERTKGLSALWERLCGRERRFVDHTLHTLAKRIVDSLEPGDTLAIEDLTGLRSRTAQRGKEARYLHNLWPYARFRSLLEYKAALRGVRVVAVDPRHTSQECPRCGHTARENRRSQALFRCTGCGFQHNADWVAATNIARRAGSTGMGRCKPARILRVSSPHRLSSESPRL, from the coding sequence ATGCAGACCCTCACGCTCCGCTGCACCCTCAAGCCCACCCTCGAACAGGCGGCGGCGCTGGAGGCCACGGTGCGCCTCTTTGCGGAAGCCTGCAACCATGCTTTGCGGGTTGCCAGGGAGCGTGGGGAGTTCCGGCGGTTCAAGCTGCACCGCCTGGTCTACCGCGACCTCCGTTCGATGGGCCTGAGCGCCAACCTCGCGGTGCAGGCGATTGCCCGCGTGGGTCGCAAGAAGGGCAACCGGGCGAAGTTCTACCAACCCACTTCCTGCACCTTTGACCAGCGCACCCTGTCTCTGCGGGGTGAATCGGTGTCCTTGACCACCACGGCGGGGCGGCTCATCGTTCCGATGAAGCTCGGGGACTACCAGCGGGGGATGCTGGCGAAGGCGAGGGGCGTCCAGGGCGGGGTGCTCACCAGGGGGCCGAAGGGCAAGTGGTACATCAACCTGAGTATCAGGGTGGAAGTCCCCACCCCGCCCACAGGCGGTAAAGTGGTGGGTTTGGATATGGGGCAGCGCTACATGGCTACCCTGTCCAGCGGCATCCAGGTCTCGGGCGGAGGTGTGAAGTCCCGGCGCATCCACCTCCGCAACAAGCGCGCCGAGGTACGGAGCAGGCTCGACACCGAACGCACCAAGGGGCTGAGCGCCCTTTGGGAACGGCTTTGCGGCAGAGAGCGGCGCTTCGTGGACCACACCCTGCACACCTTGGCAAAGCGGATTGTGGACAGCCTCGAACCCGGCGATACGCTGGCCATTGAGGACTTGACGGGGCTCAGAAGTCGCACCGCCCAGCGCGGCAAGGAGGCCCGGTATTTGCACAACCTCTGGCCCTACGCCCGCTTCCGCTCGCTGCTGGAGTACAAGGCGGCCCTGAGGGGGGTGCGGGTGGTGGCGGTGGACCCGAGGCACACTAGCCAGGAGTGCCCCCGCTGCGGCCACACCGCCAGGGAGAACCGCCGGAGCCAGGCCCTCTTCCGCTGCACGGGGTGTGGCTTCCAGCATAACGCCGACTGGGTAGCTGCCACCAACATTGCCCGAAGAGCAGGCTCGACGGGCATGGGCCGTTGTAAACCGGCCCGGATTCTGAGGGTATCTTCTCCGCATCGTCTCTCCTCGGAAAGCCCCCGCCTTTAG
- the murI gene encoding glutamate racemase, which yields MKDPRRPIGVFDSGVGGLTVLSALRRALPQEDFLYFGDTARVPYGSKPLSMVRRFAWEISGFLLRQGVKAIVVACNTASSAALPDLAEDLSVPVFGVLEPVAKAAQGRGKVGLIGTQATVESRAYERYVEVSWAKACPLFVPLVEEGLWDDPVALLIAQHYLEEAPQDLEALILGCTHYPFLKGTLAKVLPGVKLIDSAEATAEEVAKALRGQGLLNPMGQGRVVHLVTGDPESYRNLAERLGVKVEELKRVSLEEL from the coding sequence ATGAAGGACCCTAGGCGGCCCATCGGCGTCTTTGACTCGGGGGTGGGGGGCCTTACGGTGCTTTCCGCTTTGCGCCGGGCCTTGCCCCAGGAGGATTTCCTGTACTTTGGGGACACCGCCCGGGTGCCCTACGGCAGCAAACCCCTTTCCATGGTGCGGCGCTTCGCCTGGGAGATCTCCGGGTTTTTGCTCCGCCAAGGGGTGAAGGCCATCGTGGTGGCCTGCAACACGGCGAGCTCCGCTGCCCTGCCGGACTTGGCCGAGGACCTTTCCGTACCCGTCTTTGGGGTTCTGGAACCCGTGGCCAAAGCCGCCCAAGGCCGCGGCAAGGTGGGCCTCATCGGCACCCAGGCCACGGTGGAAAGCCGGGCCTACGAGCGGTACGTGGAGGTTTCCTGGGCCAAGGCCTGCCCCCTCTTCGTGCCCCTGGTGGAGGAAGGACTTTGGGACGACCCCGTGGCCCTTTTGATAGCCCAGCACTACCTGGAGGAGGCCCCCCAGGACCTCGAGGCCCTGATCCTGGGCTGCACCCACTACCCCTTCCTGAAGGGCACCCTGGCCAAGGTCCTGCCGGGGGTGAAGCTCATAGACTCCGCCGAGGCCACGGCGGAAGAGGTGGCCAAGGCCTTAAGAGGGCAAGGGCTTTTGAACCCCATGGGCCAAGGCCGGGTGGTGCACCTGGTCACCGGGGACCCGGAAAGCTACCGCAACCTAGCGGAGCGCCTGGGGGTCAAGGTGGAGGAGCTAAAGCGGGTCAGCCTGGAGGAGCTCTGA
- a CDS encoding TIGR00730 family Rossman fold protein produces MPKKPLIDQLHHEDAWRLFRILAEFVEGFETLAEIEVPLVSVFGSARFGEGHPAYALGYQLGKALAEAGFGVVTGGGGGVMEAVNRGAFEAGGVSVGLNIELPHEQKPNPYQTHALSMRYFFVRKVLFVRYAHAFVFLPGGFGTLDELSEVLVLIQTEKVHPFPVFALDRNHWQGLLDWMESLKEKGAIDPEDLALITPLDSPEEVVRALKGVS; encoded by the coding sequence ATGCCCAAGAAACCCTTGATAGACCAGCTTCACCACGAGGACGCCTGGCGGCTTTTCCGCATCCTGGCGGAGTTCGTGGAGGGGTTTGAGACCCTGGCGGAAATAGAGGTGCCCTTGGTTTCCGTCTTCGGCTCGGCCCGCTTTGGGGAGGGCCACCCGGCCTACGCCCTGGGCTACCAGCTAGGGAAGGCTCTGGCGGAAGCGGGCTTTGGGGTGGTGACCGGGGGTGGGGGCGGGGTGATGGAGGCGGTGAACCGGGGGGCCTTTGAGGCGGGCGGGGTGAGCGTGGGCCTGAACATAGAGCTACCCCACGAGCAAAAGCCCAACCCCTACCAGACCCACGCCCTTTCCATGCGCTACTTTTTCGTGCGCAAGGTGCTCTTCGTGCGCTACGCCCACGCCTTTGTCTTCCTACCCGGGGGCTTCGGCACCCTGGACGAGCTTTCCGAGGTACTGGTCCTCATCCAGACGGAAAAGGTCCACCCCTTCCCCGTCTTCGCCCTGGACCGGAACCACTGGCAAGGGCTTCTGGACTGGATGGAATCCCTAAAGGAGAAGGGGGCCATTGACCCCGAGGACCTGGCCCTCATCACCCCCTTAGACTCCCCGGAGGAGGTGGTGCGGGCCTTAAAGGGTGTATCCTAG
- the rdgB gene encoding RdgB/HAM1 family non-canonical purine NTP pyrophosphatase — protein MRVVLATGNPGKVRELKEGLAPLGWTLLSLADFPLRMPKEEGTTFLENALLKAAYVAKATGLPALADDSGLEVPALGGEPGVYSARYGDRETDRERNVYLLERMRHLKGEERKARFVAVLVLAYPDGHVEAYEGQVEGYILEAPRGEEGFGYDPLFYVPEAGKTFAEMSLEEKARYSHRGKALKALLEAYKHGPPPREISNLE, from the coding sequence ATGCGGGTAGTCCTGGCCACGGGCAACCCCGGCAAGGTGCGGGAGCTTAAGGAGGGCCTAGCCCCTTTGGGCTGGACCCTTCTCTCCCTGGCCGATTTTCCCCTGCGCATGCCCAAGGAGGAGGGCACCACCTTCCTGGAAAATGCCCTCCTCAAGGCCGCTTACGTGGCCAAGGCCACGGGGCTTCCCGCCCTGGCGGACGACTCGGGCCTCGAGGTGCCCGCCTTAGGGGGCGAGCCCGGGGTCTACTCCGCCCGCTACGGAGATCGGGAAACCGACAGGGAGCGCAACGTCTACCTCCTGGAAAGGATGCGCCACCTAAAAGGAGAGGAACGGAAAGCCCGGTTTGTAGCGGTTCTGGTCCTAGCCTACCCGGACGGGCACGTGGAGGCCTACGAGGGACAGGTGGAGGGGTATATCCTCGAGGCTCCCCGGGGAGAAGAAGGGTTTGGGTACGATCCCCTCTTCTACGTACCTGAGGCTGGGAAAACCTTCGCGGAGATGTCCTTGGAGGAGAAGGCCCGGTACTCCCACCGGGGCAAGGCTTTAAAGGCTCTCCTCGAGGCCTACAAGCATGGGCCCCCACCGAGGGAAATATCCAATCTGGAATGA
- a CDS encoding maltose ABC transporter substrate-binding protein, which translates to MKRALAALALGLSLALAQGKITVWTHFGGPELEWLKAQAQAYEKTSGTKVEVVEVPFGDIKQKFILGAPQGQAADLVVSIPHDWLGEMAQAGVLEPMGKYVTQSYLADLQSVAVEAFTFGGKLMGLPAFAESVALIYNKKYVKEPPKTWEEFLALAQKLTTGSTFGFLYNIGDPYFNFGFFRAFGAENVFAKDAKGNLDPSKLLIGGEVGEKALGFIKDLRYRYNLVPEGVDYGVADGAFKDGALAMIINGPWALGDYKKAKIDFGIAPFPTPPGAKNPWGPFLGVQGVVVNAYSKNKTAAVNFAKTLVTGKNLVSFNQAGGRIPVSKSAAKTLEKDPVVAGFSRVFALGTPMPNIPEMGKVWGPWANAISLAIQRPDSNVKKIVEDMVAEIRKAIGR; encoded by the coding sequence ATGAAACGAGCACTGGCGGCACTGGCCCTCGGCCTCTCCCTGGCCCTTGCCCAGGGGAAGATTACCGTCTGGACCCACTTTGGCGGCCCTGAGTTGGAGTGGCTCAAAGCCCAGGCCCAGGCCTACGAGAAGACCTCCGGCACCAAGGTGGAGGTGGTGGAGGTCCCCTTCGGGGACATCAAGCAGAAGTTCATCCTGGGGGCTCCCCAGGGGCAGGCCGCGGACCTGGTGGTCTCCATCCCCCACGACTGGCTGGGGGAGATGGCCCAGGCGGGGGTGTTGGAACCCATGGGGAAGTACGTGACCCAAAGCTACCTCGCCGACCTGCAAAGCGTGGCGGTGGAAGCCTTCACCTTTGGCGGTAAACTCATGGGCCTCCCCGCCTTTGCCGAGAGCGTGGCCCTCATCTACAACAAAAAGTACGTGAAGGAACCCCCCAAGACCTGGGAGGAGTTCCTGGCCCTGGCCCAGAAACTCACCACCGGCTCCACCTTCGGCTTCCTCTACAACATCGGCGACCCCTACTTCAACTTCGGCTTCTTCCGGGCCTTTGGGGCGGAAAACGTCTTCGCCAAGGACGCCAAGGGCAACCTGGACCCCTCCAAGCTCCTGATAGGTGGGGAGGTTGGGGAAAAAGCCCTAGGGTTCATTAAGGATCTTCGCTACCGCTACAACCTGGTGCCGGAAGGGGTGGACTACGGGGTGGCGGATGGGGCCTTTAAGGACGGGGCCCTGGCCATGATCATCAACGGCCCCTGGGCCCTTGGGGACTACAAGAAGGCCAAGATTGACTTCGGCATCGCCCCCTTCCCCACCCCCCCCGGAGCCAAGAACCCCTGGGGTCCCTTCCTGGGAGTGCAGGGGGTGGTGGTGAACGCCTACTCCAAGAACAAGACCGCCGCCGTCAACTTCGCCAAGACCCTGGTGACCGGCAAGAACCTGGTTTCCTTTAACCAGGCGGGAGGCCGCATCCCCGTTTCCAAGAGCGCCGCTAAGACCCTGGAGAAAGATCCCGTGGTGGCAGGCTTTTCCCGTGTCTTCGCCTTGGGCACCCCCATGCCCAACATCCCCGAGATGGGCAAGGTCTGGGGCCCCTGGGCCAACGCCATCAGCCTGGCCATCCAGCGGCCGGACTCCAACGTGAAGAAGATCGTGGAGGACATGGTGGCCGAGATCCGTAAGGCCATCGGCAGGTAA
- a CDS encoding ABC transporter permease subunit encodes MKHPPGLTGFLLALSLLLGLLILSTGVGILGYLVLEAYFAPPGWSILVLALLVLVPGAILVGRLFPWLTDWYYFLPALSFLLVFTLYPVALTVYLAFTDYSGRKNGFPDRSTETRVLKQEGPRLTLEEPVREALRCDPCTGEPVEVYSEGHRARARILEAEGPTLLLDRTPPFPVEYVAKVNAFQFVGLKNFSFILSQASKALLPVFAWNVAFALSTVLLNAFLGLVLGLILNNKALKLRNFYRTVLIVSWALPGVITVQVFVALLNYNFGAINRLLGVLGIYPIPWLNDPDWAKVAILLVNLWLGFPYMMTATLGALSTIPDELYEAAKVDGATPWQALWGITLPLLEKPMVPILLSSFAFNFNNFYIIYLLTGGGPAQEGRLATAQATDILISWAYKTAFSAEGQSAYGLGAAISLLIFAVTVAISLVNFRLTGALREVR; translated from the coding sequence ATGAAACATCCTCCTGGTCTTACGGGTTTCCTCCTGGCCCTATCCCTCCTTTTGGGCCTCCTAATCCTCTCCACCGGGGTGGGCATCCTGGGCTACCTGGTCCTGGAAGCCTACTTCGCCCCCCCAGGCTGGTCCATCCTGGTCTTGGCCCTTCTGGTGCTGGTGCCGGGAGCCATCCTGGTAGGGCGCCTTTTCCCTTGGCTCACCGATTGGTACTACTTCCTTCCCGCCCTCTCCTTCCTCCTGGTCTTCACCCTCTACCCAGTAGCCCTCACCGTCTACCTGGCCTTCACCGACTACTCGGGGCGGAAGAACGGCTTCCCCGACCGCTCCACGGAAACCCGGGTGCTGAAACAGGAGGGCCCCAGGCTTACCCTGGAAGAACCCGTGCGGGAAGCCCTCCGCTGCGACCCTTGCACAGGAGAGCCCGTGGAGGTCTACAGCGAGGGGCACCGGGCCCGGGCCCGGATCCTGGAGGCCGAAGGCCCTACCCTTCTCCTGGACCGCACCCCCCCTTTCCCGGTGGAGTACGTGGCCAAGGTGAACGCCTTCCAGTTCGTGGGCTTGAAAAACTTCAGCTTTATCCTTTCCCAAGCCAGTAAGGCCCTTCTCCCCGTCTTCGCCTGGAACGTGGCCTTCGCCCTTAGCACCGTGCTTCTGAACGCCTTTTTGGGCTTGGTGCTGGGCCTCATCCTCAACAACAAAGCCTTGAAGTTACGGAACTTTTACCGCACGGTCCTCATCGTCTCCTGGGCCCTACCGGGGGTGATCACGGTACAGGTATTCGTGGCCCTTCTCAACTATAACTTCGGGGCCATCAACCGCCTCCTTGGCGTCTTGGGCATCTATCCCATCCCCTGGCTCAACGACCCCGACTGGGCCAAGGTGGCCATCCTATTGGTGAACCTGTGGCTCGGCTTCCCCTACATGATGACCGCCACCTTGGGGGCCCTTTCCACCATCCCCGACGAGCTCTATGAGGCCGCCAAGGTGGACGGGGCCACCCCCTGGCAGGCCCTTTGGGGCATCACCCTTCCCCTTTTGGAAAAGCCCATGGTCCCCATCCTGCTCTCCTCCTTCGCCTTTAACTTTAATAACTTCTACATCATCTACCTGCTCACCGGCGGGGGGCCCGCCCAGGAAGGCCGCCTGGCCACGGCCCAGGCCACGGACATCCTCATCTCCTGGGCCTACAAGACCGCCTTCAGCGCCGAGGGGCAGTCGGCCTATGGCCTTGGGGCGGCCATCAGCCTCCTCATCTTCGCGGTTACGGTGGCCATCAGCCTGGTGAACTTCCGCCTAACCGGGGCCTTGAGGGAGGTGAGGTAG
- a CDS encoding sugar ABC transporter permease has translation MRRLLVFLLFGLGLYGVYWFAVHRLFDQGSYRKQVAFGSVFVPYGWVYALAILLGLVLLVLLYSLVYTALANRLQGRKRSPWPLFWQGVTHLFLWVLILLVYYPVVQVVAASFDPTNNLFSFRKPDTGFLLLDAKVIPYVPEPSLENYAKLVEGVVLYPYQVGLLLLSGLGLWGVALVGLLRRLRPGEDWMDLWQGRALLLLALSVFALALSLSPKQFTGQGTETKFLLWVRNTFLISGLTGLLAVLLTATAGYAFARFRHLPGRYPLLLFFIFVQMFPGFLALVAIYYLLSRLDLLNTFTGLVLAYSGGIISFGTWVYKGYLESLSPSLEEAAMVDGATKWQVFTKILLPLSAPMFVFIFLLQFVGTYSEFILANLVLTGVESWNVGVGLRSFTTGQFQTKWGIFAAASVLGSLPILFLFYGFQQYFVSGYTAGAVKE, from the coding sequence ATGCGGCGGCTTTTGGTCTTCCTCCTCTTCGGCCTGGGCCTTTACGGGGTCTATTGGTTTGCCGTCCACCGCCTCTTTGACCAGGGTTCCTACCGCAAGCAGGTGGCCTTCGGCAGCGTCTTCGTGCCCTACGGCTGGGTTTATGCCCTGGCCATCCTTCTGGGCCTGGTCCTCCTGGTCCTCCTCTATAGCCTGGTCTACACCGCCTTGGCCAACCGCCTCCAAGGGCGCAAGCGAAGCCCCTGGCCCCTTTTCTGGCAAGGGGTGACCCACCTTTTCCTCTGGGTCTTGATCCTCCTCGTCTACTACCCCGTGGTCCAGGTGGTGGCCGCCAGCTTTGATCCCACCAACAACCTCTTCAGCTTCCGCAAGCCGGATACGGGCTTCTTGCTCCTGGACGCCAAGGTCATCCCTTACGTGCCCGAGCCCTCCCTGGAGAACTACGCCAAGCTGGTGGAGGGGGTGGTCCTTTACCCCTACCAGGTGGGCCTACTCCTGCTTTCGGGGCTAGGGCTATGGGGCGTGGCCCTGGTCGGCCTCCTAAGGCGGCTAAGGCCTGGGGAGGACTGGATGGACCTCTGGCAAGGAAGGGCTTTGCTCCTCCTGGCCCTGAGCGTATTCGCCCTGGCCCTTTCCCTTTCCCCTAAGCAGTTCACCGGCCAAGGGACGGAGACCAAGTTTTTGCTTTGGGTACGGAACACCTTTCTCATCTCGGGCCTCACCGGTCTCCTCGCGGTTTTGCTCACCGCCACCGCGGGCTACGCCTTCGCCCGCTTCCGCCACCTGCCGGGGCGGTATCCCCTTCTCCTCTTCTTCATCTTCGTGCAGATGTTCCCCGGGTTTCTGGCCCTGGTGGCCATCTACTACCTGCTTTCCCGGCTGGACCTCCTGAACACCTTCACCGGGCTTGTGCTGGCCTACTCGGGGGGCATCATCAGCTTTGGCACCTGGGTGTACAAGGGGTATTTGGAGAGCCTCAGCCCGAGCCTCGAGGAGGCGGCCATGGTGGACGGGGCCACCAAGTGGCAGGTCTTCACGAAGATTCTCCTCCCCCTTTCCGCCCCCATGTTCGTCTTCATCTTCCTCCTGCAGTTCGTGGGCACCTACTCGGAGTTCATCCTGGCCAACCTGGTCCTCACCGGGGTGGAGAGCTGGAACGTGGGCGTGGGGCTTAGGAGCTTCACCACCGGCCAGTTCCAGACCAAGTGGGGGATTTTTGCCGCCGCCAGCGTGCTGGGCTCCCTGCCCATCCTCTTCCTCTTCTATGGCTTCCAGCAGTACTTCGTCTCCGGTTATACGGCGGGGGCGGTCAAGGAGTAA